The stretch of DNA GAATCTGTACTTTCGCTGGGTCGATTTTCCAGTGCTTGAGCGCGGCCAGCAGGCTGTAGTGACCGGTGGAAACGAAGGGCACGGCGACTTTCTTGCCGACCAGGTCCTGGGGCGTGTTGATCCCGGATCCGTCGCGGGCCACCAGGGCCTCGGCGGCGCCGATCTGGGTGGCGATGAGGAAGGTTTCCACCGGCACCTTGCGGGTGATCGCGGCGGTCAGCGGGCTGGAGCCGAGGTAGCCGATCTGCACGTCACCCGAGGCGATGGCGGCGATGATGTCGGCGCCGTTGTCGAACTTGCGCCAGTCGATCCTGGCCTGGGTGGCCTTTTCGTAGGTGCCGTCGGCCTGGGCGACTTTCGCCGGATCGACGGTGGTCTGGTAGGCGACGGTGACATCGGCTGCCTGGGCGAACAAGCTCGCGGTAGCCAGGGATACGGCCGCCAGAAGGCGAAGGGGAAAGTGCATTTTCATCATGAAGCTCCTCGACAGGCGGCCAAGTGTGGGCGTGGGAGGAGACTAAATGATCTAAGAATCTAAAAATAAATAACTTTTTAGAATTAGCTTAAAAGAGGAATCTTCTAAAGAGAGCACTTTTTTGAAGGGGAGCGCTTTGCGCTCCATCGCGGGCAAGCCTCGCTCCTACAGGACGGCACTGTGTAGGAGCGAGGCTTGCCCGCGAAAAGCGCCGCAGGCGCTTAGCTCAGTTACTGATCGCCAGGATACTCGCCTGGTACGAGCCGACAAACACGTCGAAATCACCGACTTCGTTGCGTTCCAGCTCGGTCTGTTGCAGCAGGGAGCTGCGCGCGGCTTCTTCAAAACGCGCCTGGTCTTCCTTGCTCAGGGGCTCGCTGCGGAAGAACTCGGCGTGGGCCAGGCTCTGGCGCAGGGAGAACTGGCTGAAGCTTTCCTTGTGCTCCTGCATGGCGGCCAGGACCTGGGCCGAAGGCGTCAGGGACGAATCCTTGACCTTGGCCAGCTGGGCGTCCAGTGCCTTGCTGTGGGCGTCGCTGCCGTGGCTGCGGTCGAGCAGGGCGGCCAGCGGCGCGATCTTTTCCAGCAGTTCGCCGGCCCACTCCTTGAGCTCCACCAGTTGTCCCTGGCGCAGCAGGTGCAGGCCCGGACGACGACCTTCCTTGACCACCTTGAGGAAGTTCGAGGTGGCATTGCCGCACTCGTTGTTTTCCAGCAGCGGACTCTCGTTGAGCGCGCAATACAGCAGGAAGGCGTCGAGGAAGCGGGCTTCCTGCACGTCGATGCCCATCGGCAGGAACGGGTTGATGTCCAGGCAGCGCACTTCGACGTACTGGATGCCGCGGGCCATCAGCGCCTGGATCGGCCGCTCGCCGGTGTAGGTCACGCGTTTCGGGCGGATGTTGGAGTAGTACTCGTTTTCGATCTGCAGGATGTTGGTGTTGAGCTGGACCCACTCGCCGTCCTGGTGGGTGCCGATCTCCACATAAGGCGCGTATGGCGTGGCGACGGCCTTGCGCAGGCTGTCGGTGTAGCTGTTCAGGTCGTTGTAGCAAGGGGTCAGGCCGGCCTGGGCGTTGCTCTGGTAGCCCAGGTCGCTCATGCGCAGGCTGGTGGCGTACGGCAGGTACAGGGTCTCGGCGTCCAGCTGTTCCAGCTGGTGCGAGCGACCGCGCAAGAAGCCCGCGTCCAGCGCCGGCGAGGCGCCGAACAGGTACATCAGCAGCCAGCTGTAGCGGCGGAAGTTACGGATCAGCGCGATGTACGCCGACGACTGATAGTCGCGGTCGCTGCCGACGAAACCTTCGGCCTGCTTGAGAAGCGGCCAGAGCTGCTCCGGCAGGGAGAAGTTGTAGTGGATCCCGGCGATGCACTGCATGGTCTTGCCGTAACGCAGGGCCAGGCCCTTGCGGTACACGTACTTGAGCTGGCCGATGTTGGAGGTGCCGTAATAGGCGATCGGGATGTCTTCCTCGGCCGGCAACGGGCACGGCATCGATGGACTCCACAGGTACTCGTTGCCGAGCTTGCTGTAGGCGAAACGGTGAATCTTGTCGAGGCTGGCCAGGGTGTCAGCCGGATCGGCCAGGGCCGGAGTGATGAACTCCAGCAGCGACTCGGAATAATCGGTGGTGATCTGTTCGTTGGTCAGCGCGGAACCCAGTTCTTCCGGGTGCGGGGTCTGTGCCAGGCGCGCTTCGCCGGTCACGCGCAGGCATTCGCGCTCGATACCGTGCAGGCACTGCTCGAGCAGAGAGAGGTTAGCGCGCTCGCCGAGCAGAGCCAGGCGGCGGTTGAGAAGTTCGCTCAAGTTGGATTCCTTCACGCGTCAGTCGCCCCAATATGGGGGTGGGCAGGACGGTCTACAAGGGTGAAGTTGAAACTGGCGTTTTCGCCTGGTCGTTGAGCCTTGCCGGCCCGCTTTGCAACGCCATTGCTTCATCCTTGATCTGGCTCTTGCACGCGCAAAAAAACTCCGGCGCCGTGTGTGCAGCGCCGAAATTAACTCAAATCGAGGTTGAGGGGCTATAGAACAGCGAACGTGCCTTGTGCTTTAGCGACCAGTTTGTCGCCTTGCATCACATCGGCCTCGACCACCAGGGTGCGGCGGCCCGGGTGGAGCACCCGGGCGTGGCAGATCACGTCGCCCTCGGCGACGGCGCGGATGTAGTTGATCTTGCACTCGATGGTCGCGCTCTGCTGGTCGAAGCCGTGGGAGCTGGAACAGGCCAGCCCCATGGCAATGTCGACCAGGCTGAAGATCGCCCCGCCGTGCAGCTTCTGGCCGCGATTGCGCAGCTGCGGCGTCAGCGTCAGGGCGACGTCGGCTTCCCCGACCTCCAGGCGCTGCAGACGACAGCCGAGCAGTTGGCTGAACGCGCTTTCGGTCAAGCCGGCCGGGATCTCCATCAGCGTTTCTTCAACTGCTTGGCATTGGCGAACAGCGACGCCATGGCGTTGTTGGTCGGGGCCGCGGTCACGGTTTCCTTGCGCGGGGCGCTATTGCCCGACGAGCGTGGCGCCGAGCCTGGGCGCGAACCACGAGCGCCGTCGATCTTCTCGCCCGGGGTGTCGCTCATGCGCATCGACAGGCCGACGCGTTTGCGCGGGATATCGACTTCCATGACCTTGACCTTGACCACGTCGCCGGCCTTCACCGCCTCACGCGGGTCCTTGATGAACTTCTCCGACAGCGCCGAGATGTGCACCAGGCCGTCCTGGTGCACGCCGATGTCGACGAAGGCACCGAAGTTGGTGACGTTGGTCACCACGCCTTCGAGGATCATCCCCAGTTGCAGGTCCTTGAGGTCTTCGACGCCTTCCTGGAACTCGGCGGTCTTGAACTCGGGACGCGGATCGCGGCCCGGCTTGTCCAGTTCCTGGAGGATGTCAGTGACGGTTGGCAGGCCGAAGGTCTCGTCGGTGAACTTCTTCGGATCCAGGCGCTTGAGGAAGCCGCTGTCGCCGATCAGCGAGCGGATGTCGCGGTCGGTCTCGGCGGCGATGCGCTGCACCAGCGGGTAGGCTTCCGGGTGCACCGCGGACGCGTCCAGAGGGTTGTCGCCGTTCATCACACGCAGGAAGCCGGCGGCCTGTTCGAAGGTCTTTTCACCCAGGCGGGCAACCTTCTTCAGCGCGGCGCGGGTCTTGAACGCACCGTTTTCATCGCGGTGGCTGACGATGTTCTGCGCCAGGGTGGTGTTGAGGCCGGAGATCCGCGCCAGCAGGGCCACGGACGCGGTGTTGACGTCCACGCCGACGGCGTTCACGCAGTCCTCGACCACCGCATCCAGGCCACGGGCCAGCTTCAGCTGCGACACGTCGTGCTGGTACTGGCCGACGCCGATGGATTTCGGATCGATCTTCACCAGCTCGGCCAGCGGGTCCTGCAGGCGGCGGGCGATGGACACCGCGCCACGGATCGACACGTCGAGGTCGGGGAATTCCTTGGCGGCCAGTTCCGACGCCGAATACACCGAAGCGCCGGCCTCGGAGACCATGACCTTGGTCATGCGCATGGCCGGGTATTTCTTGATCAGCTCGGCGGCCAGCTTGTCGGTTTCACGGCTGGCGGTGCCGTTGCCGATGGCGATCAGGTCCACCGAGTGCTTGGCGCACAGCGCGGCCAGCACGGCGATGGTCTGGTCCCACTTGTTGTGCGGTACGTGCGGGTAAACGGTGGCGTGGTCCAGCAGCTTGCCGGTGGCGTCCACCACCGCCACCTTGCAGCCGGTGCGCAGGCCCGGGTCGAGGCCCAGGGTCGCGCGCGGGCCGGCCGGAGCGGCCAGCAGCAGGTCGTGCAGGTTGTGGGCGAAGACGTTGATCGCCTCGGTTTCGGCGTTGTCGCGCAGCTCGCCCAGCAGGTCGGTTTCCAGGTGGGTGTAGAGCTTGACCTTCCAGGTCCAGCGCACCACTTCGCCGAGCCACTTGTCGGCCGGGCGGTTCTGGTTCTGGATGCCGACCTGCTGGCCGATCATGCCTTCGCACGGGTGCATGGTGCCCGGCAGTTCGTCGCCGACTTTCAGCGCGGAGCTGAGGATGCCTTCGTTGCGGCCACGGAAAATCGCCAGGGCGCGGTGCGACGGCATGCTCTTGAGCGGTTCGTCGTGTTCGAAGTAATCACGGAACTTGGCGCCTTCCTCTTCCTTGCCGGCGATCACGCGGGCACTGAGGGTGGCTTCCTGCTTGAGGTAGTTGCGCAGCTTGTCCAGCAGGCTGGCGTCTTCGGCGAAGCGCTCCATGAGGATGTACTTGGCGCCTTCGAGGGCGGCCTTCACATCGGCCACGCCTTTTTCCGCGTCGACGAAACGCGCGGCTTCGCTTTCCGGGGTCAGGTTCGGGTCGTTGAACAGGCCGTCCGCCAGTTCGCCGAGGCCGGCTTCCAGGGCGATCTGGCCCTTAGTGCGGCGCTTCTGCTTGTACGGCAGGTAGAGGTCTTCGAGGCGGGTCTTGGTG from Pseudomonas chlororaphis subsp. chlororaphis encodes:
- the gshA gene encoding glutamate--cysteine ligase, with protein sequence MSELLNRRLALLGERANLSLLEQCLHGIERECLRVTGEARLAQTPHPEELGSALTNEQITTDYSESLLEFITPALADPADTLASLDKIHRFAYSKLGNEYLWSPSMPCPLPAEEDIPIAYYGTSNIGQLKYVYRKGLALRYGKTMQCIAGIHYNFSLPEQLWPLLKQAEGFVGSDRDYQSSAYIALIRNFRRYSWLLMYLFGASPALDAGFLRGRSHQLEQLDAETLYLPYATSLRMSDLGYQSNAQAGLTPCYNDLNSYTDSLRKAVATPYAPYVEIGTHQDGEWVQLNTNILQIENEYYSNIRPKRVTYTGERPIQALMARGIQYVEVRCLDINPFLPMGIDVQEARFLDAFLLYCALNESPLLENNECGNATSNFLKVVKEGRRPGLHLLRQGQLVELKEWAGELLEKIAPLAALLDRSHGSDAHSKALDAQLAKVKDSSLTPSAQVLAAMQEHKESFSQFSLRQSLAHAEFFRSEPLSKEDQARFEEAARSSLLQQTELERNEVGDFDVFVGSYQASILAISN
- a CDS encoding PaaI family thioesterase, encoding MEIPAGLTESAFSQLLGCRLQRLEVGEADVALTLTPQLRNRGQKLHGGAIFSLVDIAMGLACSSSHGFDQQSATIECKINYIRAVAEGDVICHARVLHPGRRTLVVEADVMQGDKLVAKAQGTFAVL
- a CDS encoding Tex family protein encodes the protein MDSINSRIAEELGVRPQQVEAAVALLDEGSTVPFIARYRKEVTGSLDDTQLRHLEERLRYLRELDERRISILASIEEQGKLTPTLARDIKLADTKTRLEDLYLPYKQKRRTKGQIALEAGLGELADGLFNDPNLTPESEAARFVDAEKGVADVKAALEGAKYILMERFAEDASLLDKLRNYLKQEATLSARVIAGKEEEGAKFRDYFEHDEPLKSMPSHRALAIFRGRNEGILSSALKVGDELPGTMHPCEGMIGQQVGIQNQNRPADKWLGEVVRWTWKVKLYTHLETDLLGELRDNAETEAINVFAHNLHDLLLAAPAGPRATLGLDPGLRTGCKVAVVDATGKLLDHATVYPHVPHNKWDQTIAVLAALCAKHSVDLIAIGNGTASRETDKLAAELIKKYPAMRMTKVMVSEAGASVYSASELAAKEFPDLDVSIRGAVSIARRLQDPLAELVKIDPKSIGVGQYQHDVSQLKLARGLDAVVEDCVNAVGVDVNTASVALLARISGLNTTLAQNIVSHRDENGAFKTRAALKKVARLGEKTFEQAAGFLRVMNGDNPLDASAVHPEAYPLVQRIAAETDRDIRSLIGDSGFLKRLDPKKFTDETFGLPTVTDILQELDKPGRDPRPEFKTAEFQEGVEDLKDLQLGMILEGVVTNVTNFGAFVDIGVHQDGLVHISALSEKFIKDPREAVKAGDVVKVKVMEVDIPRKRVGLSMRMSDTPGEKIDGARGSRPGSAPRSSGNSAPRKETVTAAPTNNAMASLFANAKQLKKR